A single window of Colletotrichum destructivum chromosome 9, complete sequence DNA harbors:
- a CDS encoding Putative basic-leucine zipper domain-containing protein, whose amino-acid sequence MTTMGSTSLEFPAYAMPSGIPSMTPDNTVYDMISARFASHIASNENGYCTPSSRWSCPPSPTSSVDTNKADDSHDDSHSTITTTSTNSASAPEDSSQSTEKGRRNNRYKNCSESVLSKRRAQNRANQRAYRKRKEQRLEELQQQLDDMSQKNDALCCAYRLLANECYRLRAGQMSVGQSAATWDMNGAGSLSLDMAALGTYSVAPMSTSSPVPESYVDYPGSPDTLWSPYSS is encoded by the exons ATGACCACCATGGGCAGCACATCGCTCGAGTTCCCGGCATACGCCATGCCTTCTGGTATTCCGTCAATGACGCCCGACAACACCGTTTATGACATGATTTCCGCGCGGTTCGCTTCTCACATC GCCTCGAACGAGAACGGCTACTGTACGCCGTCCTCGCGTTGGTCATGCCCACCAAGCCCGACCTCGAGCGTGGACACGAACAAGGCCGACGATTCGCATGATGACAGCCAttccaccatcaccaccaccagcactAACAGCGCATCCGCACCAGAGGACTCGTCCCAGTCCACGGAAAAGGGAAGACGCAACAACAGATACAAGAATTGCAGCGAGTCAGTGCTTTCG AAACGCCGCGCCCAGAACCGTGCAAACCAGCGGGCCTACCGAAAGCGCAAGGAGCagcgcctcgaggagctccagCAACAGCTTGACGACATGAGTCAGAAGAACGACGCGCTCTGCTGCGCCTACAGGCTGCTGGCCAACGAATGCTATCGTCTCCGCGCGGGCCAGATGTCCGTGGGGCAGTCGGCCGCCACGTGGGATATGAACGGAGCCGGCAGTCTGTCCTTGGACATGGCCGCCTTGGGCACATACTCCGTCGCTCCCATGTCGACATCGAGCCCCGTCCCCGAGTCATATGTCGACTATCCCGGAAGTCCCGATACGTTGTGGAGCCCCTACTCGTCGTGA